The following are encoded in a window of Kogia breviceps isolate mKogBre1 chromosome 10, mKogBre1 haplotype 1, whole genome shotgun sequence genomic DNA:
- the RPL7L1 gene encoding ribosomal protein uL30-like codes for MSSSRRVGKMAEEEPRKKIPLVPENLLKKRKAYQALKATQAKQALLQRKEQRKGKEIKFKRLEWFLHDSWRQLRDRVRLRRLEVKPHGLEVPDKHSLAFVLRIERINGVSLLVHRTIARLRLNKIFSGVFMQVTPQTIKTLRIVEPYVTWGFPNLKSVRELILKRGQAKVKNKIIPLTDNTVIEEHLGKFGVICLEDLIHEIAFPGKNFQEISRFLRPFQLSVARHATKNRVGFLKEVGSPGYRGERINQLIRQLN; via the exons ATGAGCAGTAGCCGCAGAGTTGGAAAGATGGCGGAGGAAGA GCCAAGAAAAAAGATCCCTTTGGTTCCAGAAAATCTCCTGAAAAAGCGAAAGGCTTATCAGGCCCTGAAAGCCACCCAGGCAAAGCAGGCGCTTTTGCAAAGGAAGGAG cagaggaaaggaaaagagatcaAGTTTAAGCGACTAGAATGGTTCCTACATGATTCCTGGCGGCAACTACGTGACAGGGTGCGACTCAGACGACTAGAAGTGAAACCTCATGGCTTGGAAGTGCCAGATAAACATTCCTTGGCCTTTGTTTTACGCATCGAAAG GATTAATGGGGTGAGTTTACTGGTGCACAGGACCATTGCAAGACTTCGCCTGAATAAGATTTTCAGTGGTGTCTTTATGCAAGTAACTCCTCAAACCATAAAAACGCTTCGTATAGTGGAACCTTATGTGACCTGGGG ATTTCCAAATTTGAAGTCAGTTCGGGAACTCATCTTGAAACGTGGACAAGCCAAGGTCAAGAATAAAATCATCCCTTTGACAGACAACACAGTGATTGAGGAGCACCTGG GGAAGTTTGGTGTCATTTGCTTGGAAGACCTCATTCACGAAATTGCCTTTCCGGGGAAGAATTTTCAGGAGATCTCACGGTTCTTGCGCCCTTTCCAACTCTCAGTGGCCCGTCACGCTACCAAGAATAGAGTGGGCTTCCTCAAGGAAGTGGGCTCACCTGGCTATCGAGGTGAACGCATCAATCAGCTCATCCGGCAGCTGAACTAA